The DNA segment CCGTCATCCTGGGGATGAGCCCCCTGCGGGGCATGCCCTGGCCCACGCCGGACCCGTTCCTGTTCTGCGTCCACCACGTCGACGCCTACCCGAAGGGCAACGAGCAGCTGGGGCCCACCGCGTCGCTGGCGGGCCGGCAGCTGGGCCAGGACTTCGAGGGCCGCGACGGCTGGAACATGTACCACGGCACCGTGGTGCCGGGCTTCCCGCAGCATCCGCACCGGGGCTTCGAGACGGTGACCATCGTCCGCAGCGGGCTGTTGGACCACTCGGACTCGCTGGGCGCCGCGGCGCGCTTCGGCGGCGGGGACGTGCAGTGGCTCACGGCCGGCAGCGGCGTGCTGCACTCGGAGATGTTCCCGCTCCTGAAGAAGGACGCGCCCAACCCCGTGGAGCTGTTTCAAATCTGGCTCAACCTGCCGAGCGCCGACAAGCTGGTGGCGCCGCACTTCTCCATGCTCTGGGACCACGCCATCCCGCGCCACGTGGCGAAGGACGAGGCGGGGCGCACCACCGAGGTCACCGTGGTGGCGGGCACGCTGGGGGACGCGAAGCCGCCGTCGCCTCCGCCGAAGTCCTGGGCCGCGCGGGCGGACTCCGACGTGGCCATCTGGACGGTGAAGCTGTCGCCCGGCGCGCGCTGGACGCTGCCCGCCGCCCAGCGCGGCAGCAACCGCTTCGTGTACTTCTTCAAGGGCTCCGCGCTGAAGGTCGGCGGCCGCGACGTCCCCGCCCGGCATGTCCTGCAGCTGCGCCCGGACGCGGACGCGCTGCTGGAGAACGGCCCGGACGAGACGGAGCTGCTCATGCTCCAGGGGCGCCCCATCAACGAGCCCGTCGTGCAGCATGGGCCGTTCGTCATGAATTCGCGGCAGGAGATCGTCCAGGCGTTCAACGACTACCAGCGCACCCAGTTCGGCGGGTGGCCCTGGAAGAGCGACGACCCGGTGCACGCGCGCGAGGAGGGCCGCTTCGCCCGGCACGCGGATGGCCGGCTGGAGCGGCCGGCCTGACGAGTCCTGTGCGTCCCGCCCGCGAGCCCGCCGGGGTGTCGGCCGAGTGCCGGCCGCCCGGTGGCAGGGTGAGCGGGGGGCCGCCCGCGCGCAGTGTCGTCGAGCGTGACAGGCGCGCGGCCACATGTGCATAGAAGAGAGGTGTCCGACTCTCCTGGCTCCTCTCCACCCGGCTCGCCGCCCGCGTCCTCCCGGAGAGGCTCCCGGCTGGCGTCCATCGCGGTGGCGAGCGCGCTGTTCATGGAGTTCGTCGACTCCACCGCGCTGTCCACCGCGCTGCCGACGTTGTCCGCGGCCTTCGGCACGGACCCCATCCACCTCAAGCTGGCGCTGACGTCGTACATCCTGGCCCTGGCCGTGCTCGCGCCGGCGAGCGGCTGGGTGGCGGACCGCTTCGGGCCGCGTCGCGTCTTCATGGTCGCGATGAGCGTCTTCCTGCTGGGCTCGGTGCTGTGCGGCTTCTCGCGCACGCTGCCGCAGTTGGTCCTGTTCCGCACGCTCCAGGGGCTGGGCGGCGCGCTGATGACGCCCGTGGGGAGGCTCATCGTGGTGGGCTCGGCGCCGCGCGAGAAGCTGGTGTCCGCGCTGAGCTGGTTCACCATGCCCGCGCTGGTGGGGCCGCTCATCGGTCCACCCATCGCCGGGCTCATCCTGGGTGTGGCGGACTGGCCGTGGATCTTCTTCGTCAACGTGCCGGTGGGCCTGTTGGGCATGCTCGCGGTGGCGCGCTTCGTGCCGGAGCTTCCGCAGCCGCACCCGGGGCCCTTCGACTGGAAGGGCTATGCCATCGCCGCCGTGGCGATCACCTTGACGATTGTCGCGGTGGAGACCTTGGGCGTGGGGCTGGTGCCTCCGGAGACGCAGCTGGGCATGGCGCTGGTGGCGGTGGGCGCGGGAGTGCTCTACGTGCGCCACGCGCTGCAACGCCATCGGCCGGTGCTGGACGTGCGGCTGGTCAAGGTGGCCACGTTCCGCGCCAGCATCGCGGGCGGAGGGCTGGTGCGCATGGGCCTGGGCGCGACGCCGTTCCTGCTGCCGCTGCTCTTGCAGGTGGGCCTGGGGTGGGGCCCCTTCGAGGCGGGCATGATGACCATCGGCACGGGCTTCGGGGCCATGTCCTGCAAGCCGCTGGCGCCGTGGGTCATCAAGCGCCTGGGCTTCCGCGCCACGCTGACGGGCTCCAACCTGGCCGCCGCGGTGCTGACGGCCGTCCCCGCGTTCTTCCGCGTGGGCACGCCCATCCCGGTCATCGTCGTCACGCTGTTCGTCAGCGGCTTCGTGCGCTCGCTCCAGTTCACCGCCATCAACGCCGTGGCCTACGCGGACATCCCCCCGGAGAAGATGAGCCAGGCGTCGACCATGGCGGTGGTGACGCAGCAGATGGCGTTGAGCGTGGGCATCAGCTTCGGCGCGCTCATGCTGCACCTGGCGCGCGGGGCGGGAGAGCTGCCCCTGACGCCGGACCGCTTCCTGATGCCCTTCATCGCCATTGGCGTGGTGTCCTCGCTGGCGGGGTTCTTGTTCCGCCGGCTGCCCGAGGACGCGGGCTCGCGCATCGGTGGGCGCGCGGCCCGGGCCTCGTGAGGCACCCGGGCCGCGAGGGACGACGGTGACTACAGGCCGTCGTGGTAGCAGAAGCCCATGGTGCGGTCGAAGCCGCCGGGCGGACGGGAGTAGCTGAAGTAGCCCAGCTCCTCACCCGGGCCGCAGTTCGTGCGGGCCCGCTCGTAGCGCAGGCAGGTGGCGGTGCCCGTGCGGCCCAGGTCCAGGCACGCGCCGCGCGCGCCCTCGCTGCCGCAGAACTCGGCGAACGTCACGCCCGGGGTGCAGGTGGAGCCAATCGGCGCGGTGTCGAACCGGAAGCCGAAGGACTGCAGCACGGTCTGCGTGGTGCACAGGCCGTAGACACCGCACATCATGCCCTCGGGACAGCCGGGGTCGGCGGCCAGGAAGTCACACGTCTGGGTGCACTGCGCGTTCTCCGAGAGCAGGTCCGTGCAGGTGTAGCCCTGCTCGCAGTCCGTCGACGCCAGCTCGTACTCGCTCCCGGCCGGCGTGGTGGTGCACGCCTCTCCCTGCGTCTTGGTCCCCAGCGAGCGCTCCAGCGTGCCGTCCGAGGCCGCGTAGTTGGTGGGCACGCACGTGGTGTCCGGCAGGTTCGCCGTCAGCGAGCCCTGGCGCGGGTCACATCCGCCCTGGCGCACGGTGTTCCACGTCGCGAAGCGGATCCACTTGCACTCGCCACCCGGCACCAGCGCGCTGCCCCAGAAGGGCGCGTTGAGGGGCGGGGCGTCCACGGCCTCGCGCAGCACCACGTTGGCCAGCGCGCCGATGGTCTGGTCGGGGGACACCTTCAGCGCCAGCAGCAGCGTGCCGGACTCGGCCACCAGGTCCTTCTGCGTGGCCGCGCCCTCGTCCTTGGTCCCGAAGACGCACTGGTCGCAGGCGAAGGTGTTGCCGCCCGCGGTGGCCAGGTTGTAGAGGCCCGGCGTCGTGTCCACGTCCAGCCGGATGAACGCCGCGTCCCGCGCGGCCGGGTCTCCGAAGCTGCCGAAGTCGCCGCGCAACGTGGGCTGGTTGCTGTACCTGACGGGCGTCAGCTCGATGCCGTTGGCCAGCTCCCCGAGGGTGATCTCCTCACAGCCCGGAGGCGCCGTCAGCAGCCTGGCCTGCTCCTCGAGGGAGCCCACCTCCTGGTGGTTCGTCGCGGGCTCCTTCGTCGTCGTGGGCTCACAGCCCACCAGGCCCGCCAGCAACACCGCACCCCAACGCAAACCCTTCACCGTCGAAACAGCTCTGACGTAGGACGCCATGTGTCTCCCTTTCGCTCGAATGCTGACTGGAATGACATGGGCGCCGGCGTGCCGGCCTCCCATGCATTGGATTGAACGAGCGGGGGCCGGAATTGTCGCGGGGTTTTATCCGGACTGGCTATTTTGTCTGGATTTTACGATTGGGCGCGACTGGGCGTGTGATTGATGTCACTCGCGGCGTGGCCCACCTCGTGGATGGGGAGGCGTGGCGGCTCCTTCCGTCGAGGGGAAGGGGCCGCCATGCCACAAATCTCAGGGCTGGTAGTAATTGACGCGGAAGCCGCCGACCCAGGTGAACTCGTTCGGATCCCTGGCCGCGAAGCCAATCACATACCGCTCACCGGCCAGGATGGTGTGCGCCGGCTGGGTCGCGGGGAAGATGGGGAAGTTGACGTAGCCGGCGTTGAAGGCCATGCCCGAGGACTGCCACGTCCCGCCGAAGCTGCTGATGTACGTGGGCGCGAAGCCCGCGTCCTGCGTGCGCCAGATGGCCGCCTCGAAGTAGCCCTGGGTGGAGTAGTCCATGCCGTAGGCGATGACCTCCTGGAGTTGCGTGCCCGCGGGCAGGTTCAGCGCGCAGATGTACGTGCGGCGCGCGGTGACGCCGCGCACCTGACAGGGGACTTCCTGGTCTCCATCCACGCGGACCGTGGCGCCGCTGAGGCACGGCATCGTGTCACCCGACGGGAGGTTGCCCTGGACCGTACAGGTGATGGCGGGGATGGAGATGGAGTAGTTGCCGGCGAGCAGCGTCGACGCGCCCGTCCGGGCCGTGGAGGCGGGGTTCGACTGGCAGCGGACGGCGCCGTCCGGATCGACGGTGCCGACGGACTCGGCGCCGCAGAGCTGGGCGACCTTCGCGAACCGAGCTCCCGTCACGGTGGGCTCCGCGTGGGGCGAGGCCTTCTCCGAGACGACCACGGCGGGCTTGGAGGACTTCGAGGGCTCGGGAGTGACCTTCTCCTCCGCGACGGCCGTGGACAGCGTGGCGACGGTGGTCAGCGCGGCGAGGGTCGGAAGACGACGAAGCATGGTGGGTCCTTGGATGTGGAGCGCGCGGGAGGCGTGCCCCGCGCGTCCATACCTCACCTGCTTCGAACTCAAGTCAGCCTTGTTTTGCGTGCAAGACCTGGGTCTGGCCCACCTCGGGGCGGGAGTGTGTCACCCCAGGCCGCGCGGCTCACGGCAGGAAGTAGCGGGCGCGGAAGCCGTAGAAACTGATGCCCGAGTTGGGGTCGCGCGTGCCGAAGCCAATCGTATACCGGTTACCCACCGTCACCGTGTGGGGCGGCTGGGACGCGGAGAAGATGGGGAAGCTGGTGAAGCCGCCGTTGAACGCCACGCCCGAGGACTGCCAGGTGCCTCCGAAGCTGCTGAAGTAGGTGGGCCCGAACGTCGTATCCCCCGTGCTCCAGATGGCCGCCTCGAAGTATCCGGCGGTGGAGTAATCCAGGCCGTAAGCGATGACCTCCTGGATCTGCGCGCCGTTCGGGAGGTCCAGACCGCAGACGAAGGTGTTACGGGTGGCGTTGGCGTTCACGGTGCAGGGGAAGAGGTTGTCCCCATCGGTCCGGAGCGTACCGCCGCCACTGCATTGGCCCGCCGTCGCCGCGGCCGCGGCCCCCTGCGGCGTGCAGGCGATGGCGGGGATGGAGACGTAGTACGTCCCGGCCAGCAGCTCCCGCGGGGCGGTCTGCGCGAGGGTGGCTGGCTTGGACTGGCAGCGGATGGCCCCGTCCGGCGTGATGCTGCCAATGGCGTCCGCGCCGCACGTCCGCGCCACGGACTCCATCCTCGCGTCCGAGTACGTGGGCGCCGAGTGGGGCGTCGCCTTCTCGGTGACGACCACGCCGGGGGCCGTGGCCTGCGGGGCGACGGGCTGGCCACGCTCCTCGGCGGCGGCGGTGGACAGCGTGGCGAAGGCGGTGAGCGCGGTCAGGGTGTGCAGGGTCGACAGGTGACGGGGCATGGCGATGTCCTCGGGTTCGGAGCGCGAGCGTGGGTGCTCGCTCCCGAATGTCGATGGGACAACACATGCGTGATTTACTTCAATTGCAGCTTAGTCTCGTTGTTGTGAATCCTACGTTTCCCGTCGCACCTCGAGGATGATGCCCTCGGACTCGGGCGTGCCGAGCGAGACGAGCTGCTCCAGCTCTCCTCGGACCAGGAAGTTCGCCTGGGCGCGGAAGTAGGCCGTGCCATCCTCCAACTCCAGGCTTTGATGGACATCCACCAGGGCGGCCTGGGGTTGGAGCAATCGCAGACGCACGCCGGACGTCTCTGGTTCCGTGTTCGCATCCTCCATGTTCCCCATGTCTGCGGATGCTGCCAGGGCTGCGGCGAGTGCGCGGGACATCAGCGGCGTCGCATCGCCGACGTCAGTCTTCACCCATACGCGAATGGTCAGGCGTACCTCACATCGACGACGCTCCAGGAAGCCTGCGGCGCGCGAACCTCGCAGGTAGGCCACCACGGCCTCGCTCGCAGTCGCGGGCGCGCGGTAAAGGCGCAGCGTAGACTCCTCCACCAGGTAGTCGTCTCCCCGTCGCAGCGGACGCCCCGGCGGTGACTCCACCTCCACCACCTGGCCTATTGTGTTCGCTGGCAAGGCGAAGTCTTTGCGTGTGCCATCGCCAGCCCAGCGGACCACCTGCGAGAAGTAGGACGGCTGGCGGAGTGCGGTGAGGTCATCGCCCTCGGGCAACGCGAGCCGCATCCGCGTGGCGAAGACCTCGACGCCTGCGTCGATTTCGGGGGAGGGGCCTCGTGAGGGGCCGGCTGACACCTCCACCGATTCGGGCATCGCGGCGCGCAGCGCATCGTGGAAGTAGGACTCGATGGCGAGGAGCATGGGATGGGGGCTCGCTATCTCGGAAAGAGCGCATACGTC comes from the Myxococcus fulvus genome and includes:
- a CDS encoding MFS transporter, with product MASALFMEFVDSTALSTALPTLSAAFGTDPIHLKLALTSYILALAVLAPASGWVADRFGPRRVFMVAMSVFLLGSVLCGFSRTLPQLVLFRTLQGLGGALMTPVGRLIVVGSAPREKLVSALSWFTMPALVGPLIGPPIAGLILGVADWPWIFFVNVPVGLLGMLAVARFVPELPQPHPGPFDWKGYAIAAVAITLTIVAVETLGVGLVPPETQLGMALVAVGAGVLYVRHALQRHRPVLDVRLVKVATFRASIAGGGLVRMGLGATPFLLPLLLQVGLGWGPFEAGMMTIGTGFGAMSCKPLAPWVIKRLGFRATLTGSNLAAAVLTAVPAFFRVGTPIPVIVVTLFVSGFVRSLQFTAINAVAYADIPPEKMSQASTMAVVTQQMALSVGISFGALMLHLARGAGELPLTPDRFLMPFIAIGVVSSLAGFLFRRLPEDAGSRIGGRAARAS
- a CDS encoding pirin family protein; translation: MPWPTPDPFLFCVHHVDAYPKGNEQLGPTASLAGRQLGQDFEGRDGWNMYHGTVVPGFPQHPHRGFETVTIVRSGLLDHSDSLGAAARFGGGDVQWLTAGSGVLHSEMFPLLKKDAPNPVELFQIWLNLPSADKLVAPHFSMLWDHAIPRHVAKDEAGRTTEVTVVAGTLGDAKPPSPPPKSWAARADSDVAIWTVKLSPGARWTLPAAQRGSNRFVYFFKGSALKVGGRDVPARHVLQLRPDADALLENGPDETELLMLQGRPINEPVVQHGPFVMNSRQEIVQAFNDYQRTQFGGWPWKSDDPVHAREEGRFARHADGRLERPA